Proteins found in one Primulina eburnea isolate SZY01 chromosome 16, ASM2296580v1, whole genome shotgun sequence genomic segment:
- the LOC140816304 gene encoding uncharacterized protein isoform X3 — MAAETGFCKVAPEVAGNAGISGLDACSTHDFPKPNRNGMGNEDLESDPDSSYVFVTGADAKTGDSFEIKVVAAVDPSSVLESKSSVEHFEVKTDVDEFLMGGKNGTAEAIHGYPSVINVISAENETSPVDGVAFLDTIEENSLKTKCRAELDAQNVTLDFDNGEVCKPLKEGENGNVERTYVKPLVVNDNTLNQESSLGDGDGIQDQIEHHFMKTECGAKAQIKQDGDPNRKIESSELVVAEKPNDRNEKTESVADTERKKAEEQIISKSSSGLEKNQESEAPNLGVVAKSGEEGNMNMWSPVNISVQTKDVCECEIILGSTETSQLSFEDVADCHLEENKINFARLVMERVEGEVAQATFLNPGLECYPIDNKMETIEVEAQSALGVAGDDVKWSTVPGNRVQCSLAEEKGEAINMDCHLGTFCHQVSKGKIKEFSVFHVENNIQYPKDPSELSYLNKVSHISMISDNETEGPVLSQSFSALSGGVHESLTEYKDSDAEMLVIASSSSINGAKSHAVENGPFGFNSQDAYSVNSINSGCDPTLESVVRIEKEQTYEGHNAHAGAEVSSWKSKDGTDSHTFTDQEMEHDCHDFSALDNVDSTSHVMVTRGVVILDNFVVDEEVCANIIVESAEVKNVGEQFSGVVGSKAETLLFQANEDTRIFQNENISKVSLKGSSTDAITGEDVSVDAVPKPFNFFIRIPRFNDEKLKEQLKTAKLEINEKTKLRDAIQAEIQEKRANNQIHGIDYEHAKGETRSLRKLVALKRMEISSLRSLINKAKNAISIEDIDIRITNIEHMIQHESLPLREEKELIREIKQLKQLREQLSCNMGSQSEIQQALEQREDAEERLKILRKELATLKDRMSMAQTAIVEAENKYDDENKKIKELQAQFRAAYDIRQAAYARWLTLREQLSQKNIYFVEYKDDEATASNCAFSGDREVLYHLCMNQVEKFMKLWNGNGEFRNEYARFNARSTLRRLGTLDGRSLGPDEKPPNLPICDNKERNDKMVSIPANVDSISCQSVELKQQMSLENLVTDVQSMKTVTESKDQSGNSLTDVSGREITDELQEEDSVKMREEAELTHKEEEIRRDEAEAKKKEELRLEQLAKAKERRENKKRHDEKVQMREELRAELKEKEKEKKLRKKERKKAASASTDVNDSSEAVDIVKEEIQVSDNSSCAPTKKPKKTPIASKQNNTKSLPPPFRNRNRKKWKQWIWVTLTSVVVILVFWLGNMGLFANVNLKRHNPGY; from the exons ATGGCGGCTGAAACTGGGTTTTGTAAGGTGGCGCCCGAGGTGGCTGGAAATGCGGGGATATCCGGGTTAGATGCCTGCTCTACTCATGATTTCCCCAAGCCTAATCGCAATGGGATGGGCAACGAAGATCTAGAAAGTGATCCCGACAGTTCCTATGTTTTTGTCACTGGGGCTGATGCCAAGACTGGTGATTCCTTTGAAATTAAGGTTGTAgctgcggtagatccgagtagcGTGCTCGAATCAAAGTCCTCTGTCGAGCATTTTGAGGTAAAAACGGATGTTGATGAGTTTTTGATGGGTGGGAAGAATGGTACGGCAGAGGCAATCCATGGGTATCCTTCTGTCATAAATGTCATTTCAGCAGAGAACGAGACTTCTCCTGTGGATGGAGTTGCGTTCCTAGATACTATCGAAGAGAATAGTCTGAAAACTAAATGCCGGGCGGAGTTGGATGCTCAAAATGTGACTTTGGATTTCGATAATGGTGAAGTTTGCAAGCCTTTAAAGGAGGGGGAAAACGGGAATGTGGAAAGAACCTATGTGAAGCCTTTGGTGGTAAATGACAATACCTTAAACCAAGAGAGTTCCTTGGGGGATGGCGATGGCATCCAAGATCAAATAGAGCATCACTTTATGAAAACTGAATGTGGGGCAAAAGCTCAAATTAAACAGGATGGTGATCCAAATAGAAAAATTGAAAGCTCGGAGTTAGTTGTAGCAGAGAAGCCCAATGACCGAAATGAGAAAACTGAAAGTGTGGCAGATACTGAAAGGAAAAAGGCAGAGGAGCAGATCATATCAAAATCCTCTTCTGGTCTGGAAAAGAATCAGGAATCTGAAGCTCCGAACTTGGGGGTGGTTGCAAAATCAGGAGAGGAAGGGAATATGAATATGTGGTCACCTGTGAATATCTCTGTTCAAACCAAAGATGTATGTGAGTGTGAAATTATATTAGGATCAACTGAGACATCTCAACTTTCGTTTGAAGATGTGGCTGATTGTCATTTGGAAGAAAATAAGATAAATTTTGCAAGGTTGGTTATGGAAAGAGTGGAAGGTGAAGTTGCCCAAGCAACTTTCTTAAATCCAGGTTTGGAATGCTATCCAATTGATAACAAAATGGAGACAATCGAAGTGGAGGCACAGTCAGCTTTGGGTGTGGCAGGGGATGACGTGAAGTGGAGTACAGTCCCTGGAAACAGAGTACAGTGCAGCTTAGCTGAAGAAAAAGGAGAGGCAATTAATATGGATTGTCATCTCGGAACTTTTTGCCACCAGGTCTCAAAGGgaaaaattaaagaattttcTGTATTTCATGTTGAAAACAATATTCAATATCCTAAAGACCCCAGCGAGCTTTCTTATTTGAACAAAGTGTCCCATATAAGTATGATCTCTGACAATGAGACCGAGGGTCCTGTGCTGTCTCAGAGCTTTTCCGCTTTAAGTGGTGGGGTTCATGAGTCTCTGACTGAATATAAAGATTCCGATGCTGAAATGTTAGTGATTGCATCTTCTTCATCTATTAATGGTGCAAAATCACATGCTGTTGAGAATGGACCTTTTGGTTTTAACAGCCAGGATGCATATAGTGTGAACAGCATAAACTCAGGCTGTGATCCAACTCTTGAATCGGTTGTTCGCATCGAAAAGGAGCAAACTTATGAAGGTCATAATGCCCATGCTGGAGCTGAAGTTTCAAGTTGGAAATCTAAAGATGGAACCGACTCTCATACTTTTACAGATCAGGAAATGGAACATGATTGTCATGATTTTTCTGCTTTGGACAATGTAGATTCGACAAGTCATGTCATGGTCACAAGGGGGGTAGTGATTTTAGATAACTTTGTTGTTGACGAAGAAGTTTGTGCCAACATCATTGTAGAATCCGCTGAAGTTAAAAATGTGGGAGAACAATTCAGTGGTGTTGTGGGAAGTAAGGCTGAGACCTTGTTATTTCAAGCAAATGAGGACACAAGAATTTTTCAGAATGAAAACATATCAAAAGTTTCATTAAAGGGTTCCAGTACTGATGCTATCACTGGAGAGGATGTGAGTGTTGATGCTGTGCCAAAGCCGTTCAACTTTTTTATTAGGATTCCAAGGTTCAATGATGAAAAACTTAAAGAACAGCTCAAGACTGCAAAACTAGAAATCAATGAGAAGACAAAACTCAGGGATGCTATTCAAGCTGAAATCCAGGAGAAAAGA GCCAACAATCAGATTCATGGTATTGATTATGAACATGCCAAGGGTGAAACCAGAAGCTTACGGAAGTTGGTGGCGTTAAAGCGCATGGAAATAAGTTCTCTTCGGTCTTTAATTAACAAAGCTAAGAATGCAATATCTATTGAGGATATAGATATCCGG ATAACCAATATAGAACATATGATACAACATGAATCACTGCCATTGCGGGAAGAAAAGGAGCTAATCCGTGAGATCAAGCAACTGAAGCAGCTCCGTGAACAATTGTCTTGTAACATGGGTAGCCAAAGCGAAATCCAGCAGGCTCTTGAACAGAGAGAGGATGCTGAAGAACGCTTGAAA ATTTTAAGGAAAGAGCTTGCTACCCTTAAAGACAGAATGTCAATGGCCCAGACAGCGATCGTGGAAGCTGAGAATAAATATGATGATGAAAACAAGAAGATTAAGGAACTGCAAGCTCAATTCAGAGCCGCTTATGATATTCGCCAAGCAGCATATGCTAGATGGCTGACTTTGAGAGAACAACTCTCACAGAAG AACATATACTTCGTTGAATACAAAGATGATGAAGCTACAGCCAGTAACTGTGCATTTAGCGGGGATAGAGAGGTGCTATACCATCTGTGTATGAATCAG GTGGAAAAATTTATGAAACTCTGGAACGGGAATGGGGAATTTCGAAATGAGTATGCCAGGTTCAATGCAAGGAGTACTCTGAGGAGATTGGGCACTTTGGATGGTCGTTCACTAGGCCCTGATGAGAAGCCTCCTAACCTACCCATTTGTGataataaagaaagaaatgatAAGATGGTCTCGATACCTGCCAATGTTGATTCCATATCATGTCAATCTGTGGAGCTGAAGCAACAAATGTCTTTAGAAAATTTGGTCACAGATGTCCAATCAATGAAGACAGTGACAGAATCCAAGGATCAGTCAGGCAATTCCTTGACTGATGTTTCTGGTAGAGAAATCACTGATGAGTTGCAGGAAGAGGATTCTGTGAAAATGAGGGAGGAAGCTGAGTTGACCCACAAGGAAGAAGAAATTAGAAGGGATGAGGCTGAAGCTAAGAAGAAGGAGGAACTTCGTTTGGAGCAGCTAGCGAAGGCTAAGGAGAGACGTGAGAATAAAAAACGGCATGATGAGAAGGTGCAAATGAGAGAAGAACTGAGAGCGGAACTCAAAGAAAAG GAGAAGGAAAAGAAATtgagaaagaaagagagaaagaaAGCTGCTTCCGCGTCGACAGATGTGAATGATAGCAGTGAAGCTGTGGATATCGTCAAGGAAGAAATACAAGTGAGTGACAATTCCTCTTGCGCACCAACTAAAAAGCCTAAAAAAACTCCAATTGCGAGCAAGCAAAACAATACCAAATCCCTCCCCCCACCTTTTCGCAATCGAAACAGGAAAAAATGGAAGCAGTGGATATGGGTAACTCTTACAAGCGTCGTTGTTATACTTGTATTCTGGCTGGGAAATATGGGTTTGTTCGCTAACGTAAATCTCAAGCGCCATAACCCTGGTTATTAG
- the LOC140816304 gene encoding uncharacterized protein isoform X4: MGNEDLESDPDSSYVFVTGADAKTGDSFEIKVVAAVDPSSVLESKSSVEHFEVKTDVDEFLMGGKNGTAEAIHGYPSVINVISAENETSPVDGVAFLDTIEENSLKTKCRAELDAQNVTLDFDNGEVCKPLKEGENGNVERTYVKPLVVNDNTLNQESSLGDGDGIQDQIEHHFMKTECGAKAQIKQDGDPNRKIESSELVVAEKPNDRNEKTESVADTERKKAEEQIISKSSSGLEKNQESEAPNLGVVAKSGEEGNMNMWSPVNISVQTKDVCECEIILGSTETSQLSFEDVADCHLEENKINFARLVMERVEGEVAQATFLNPGLECYPIDNKMETIEVEAQSALGVAGDDVKWSTVPGNRVQCSLAEEKGEAINMDCHLGTFCHQVSKGKIKEFSVFHVENNIQYPKDPSELSYLNKVSHISMISDNETEGPVLSQSFSALSGGVHESLTEYKDSDAEMLVIASSSSINGAKSHAVENGPFGFNSQDAYSVNSINSGCDPTLESVVRIEKEQTYEGHNAHAGAEVSSWKSKDGTDSHTFTDQEMEHDCHDFSALDNVDSTSHVMVTRGVVILDNFVVDEEVCANIIVESAEVKNVGEQFSGVVGSKAETLLFQANEDTRIFQNENISKVSLKGSSTDAITGEDVSVDAVPKPFNFFIRIPRFNDEKLKEQLKTAKLEINEKTKLRDAIQAEIQEKRANNQIHGIDYEHAKGETRSLRKLVALKRMEISSLRSLINKAKNAISIEDIDIRITNIEHMIQHESLPLREEKELIREIKQLKQLREQLSCNMGSQSEIQQALEQREDAEERLKILRKELATLKDRMSMAQTAIVEAENKYDDENKKIKELQAQFRAAYDIRQAAYARWLTLREQLSQKNIYFVEYKDDEATASNCAFSGDREVLYHLCMNQVEKFMKLWNGNGEFRNEYARFNARSTLRRLGTLDGRSLGPDEKPPNLPICDNKERNDKMVSIPANVDSISCQSVELKQQMSLENLVTDVQSMKTVTESKDQSGNSLTDVSGREITDELQEEDSVKMREEAELTHKEEEIRRDEAEAKKKEELRLEQLAKAKERRENKKRHDEKVQMREELRAELKEKEKEKKLRKKERKKAASASTDVNDSSEAVDIVKEEIQVSDNSSCAPTKKPKKTPIASKQNNTKSLPPPFRNRNRKKWKQWIWVTLTSVVVILVFWLGNMGLFANVNLKRHNPGY; the protein is encoded by the exons ATGGGCAACGAAGATCTAGAAAGTGATCCCGACAGTTCCTATGTTTTTGTCACTGGGGCTGATGCCAAGACTGGTGATTCCTTTGAAATTAAGGTTGTAgctgcggtagatccgagtagcGTGCTCGAATCAAAGTCCTCTGTCGAGCATTTTGAGGTAAAAACGGATGTTGATGAGTTTTTGATGGGTGGGAAGAATGGTACGGCAGAGGCAATCCATGGGTATCCTTCTGTCATAAATGTCATTTCAGCAGAGAACGAGACTTCTCCTGTGGATGGAGTTGCGTTCCTAGATACTATCGAAGAGAATAGTCTGAAAACTAAATGCCGGGCGGAGTTGGATGCTCAAAATGTGACTTTGGATTTCGATAATGGTGAAGTTTGCAAGCCTTTAAAGGAGGGGGAAAACGGGAATGTGGAAAGAACCTATGTGAAGCCTTTGGTGGTAAATGACAATACCTTAAACCAAGAGAGTTCCTTGGGGGATGGCGATGGCATCCAAGATCAAATAGAGCATCACTTTATGAAAACTGAATGTGGGGCAAAAGCTCAAATTAAACAGGATGGTGATCCAAATAGAAAAATTGAAAGCTCGGAGTTAGTTGTAGCAGAGAAGCCCAATGACCGAAATGAGAAAACTGAAAGTGTGGCAGATACTGAAAGGAAAAAGGCAGAGGAGCAGATCATATCAAAATCCTCTTCTGGTCTGGAAAAGAATCAGGAATCTGAAGCTCCGAACTTGGGGGTGGTTGCAAAATCAGGAGAGGAAGGGAATATGAATATGTGGTCACCTGTGAATATCTCTGTTCAAACCAAAGATGTATGTGAGTGTGAAATTATATTAGGATCAACTGAGACATCTCAACTTTCGTTTGAAGATGTGGCTGATTGTCATTTGGAAGAAAATAAGATAAATTTTGCAAGGTTGGTTATGGAAAGAGTGGAAGGTGAAGTTGCCCAAGCAACTTTCTTAAATCCAGGTTTGGAATGCTATCCAATTGATAACAAAATGGAGACAATCGAAGTGGAGGCACAGTCAGCTTTGGGTGTGGCAGGGGATGACGTGAAGTGGAGTACAGTCCCTGGAAACAGAGTACAGTGCAGCTTAGCTGAAGAAAAAGGAGAGGCAATTAATATGGATTGTCATCTCGGAACTTTTTGCCACCAGGTCTCAAAGGgaaaaattaaagaattttcTGTATTTCATGTTGAAAACAATATTCAATATCCTAAAGACCCCAGCGAGCTTTCTTATTTGAACAAAGTGTCCCATATAAGTATGATCTCTGACAATGAGACCGAGGGTCCTGTGCTGTCTCAGAGCTTTTCCGCTTTAAGTGGTGGGGTTCATGAGTCTCTGACTGAATATAAAGATTCCGATGCTGAAATGTTAGTGATTGCATCTTCTTCATCTATTAATGGTGCAAAATCACATGCTGTTGAGAATGGACCTTTTGGTTTTAACAGCCAGGATGCATATAGTGTGAACAGCATAAACTCAGGCTGTGATCCAACTCTTGAATCGGTTGTTCGCATCGAAAAGGAGCAAACTTATGAAGGTCATAATGCCCATGCTGGAGCTGAAGTTTCAAGTTGGAAATCTAAAGATGGAACCGACTCTCATACTTTTACAGATCAGGAAATGGAACATGATTGTCATGATTTTTCTGCTTTGGACAATGTAGATTCGACAAGTCATGTCATGGTCACAAGGGGGGTAGTGATTTTAGATAACTTTGTTGTTGACGAAGAAGTTTGTGCCAACATCATTGTAGAATCCGCTGAAGTTAAAAATGTGGGAGAACAATTCAGTGGTGTTGTGGGAAGTAAGGCTGAGACCTTGTTATTTCAAGCAAATGAGGACACAAGAATTTTTCAGAATGAAAACATATCAAAAGTTTCATTAAAGGGTTCCAGTACTGATGCTATCACTGGAGAGGATGTGAGTGTTGATGCTGTGCCAAAGCCGTTCAACTTTTTTATTAGGATTCCAAGGTTCAATGATGAAAAACTTAAAGAACAGCTCAAGACTGCAAAACTAGAAATCAATGAGAAGACAAAACTCAGGGATGCTATTCAAGCTGAAATCCAGGAGAAAAGA GCCAACAATCAGATTCATGGTATTGATTATGAACATGCCAAGGGTGAAACCAGAAGCTTACGGAAGTTGGTGGCGTTAAAGCGCATGGAAATAAGTTCTCTTCGGTCTTTAATTAACAAAGCTAAGAATGCAATATCTATTGAGGATATAGATATCCGG ATAACCAATATAGAACATATGATACAACATGAATCACTGCCATTGCGGGAAGAAAAGGAGCTAATCCGTGAGATCAAGCAACTGAAGCAGCTCCGTGAACAATTGTCTTGTAACATGGGTAGCCAAAGCGAAATCCAGCAGGCTCTTGAACAGAGAGAGGATGCTGAAGAACGCTTGAAA ATTTTAAGGAAAGAGCTTGCTACCCTTAAAGACAGAATGTCAATGGCCCAGACAGCGATCGTGGAAGCTGAGAATAAATATGATGATGAAAACAAGAAGATTAAGGAACTGCAAGCTCAATTCAGAGCCGCTTATGATATTCGCCAAGCAGCATATGCTAGATGGCTGACTTTGAGAGAACAACTCTCACAGAAG AACATATACTTCGTTGAATACAAAGATGATGAAGCTACAGCCAGTAACTGTGCATTTAGCGGGGATAGAGAGGTGCTATACCATCTGTGTATGAATCAG GTGGAAAAATTTATGAAACTCTGGAACGGGAATGGGGAATTTCGAAATGAGTATGCCAGGTTCAATGCAAGGAGTACTCTGAGGAGATTGGGCACTTTGGATGGTCGTTCACTAGGCCCTGATGAGAAGCCTCCTAACCTACCCATTTGTGataataaagaaagaaatgatAAGATGGTCTCGATACCTGCCAATGTTGATTCCATATCATGTCAATCTGTGGAGCTGAAGCAACAAATGTCTTTAGAAAATTTGGTCACAGATGTCCAATCAATGAAGACAGTGACAGAATCCAAGGATCAGTCAGGCAATTCCTTGACTGATGTTTCTGGTAGAGAAATCACTGATGAGTTGCAGGAAGAGGATTCTGTGAAAATGAGGGAGGAAGCTGAGTTGACCCACAAGGAAGAAGAAATTAGAAGGGATGAGGCTGAAGCTAAGAAGAAGGAGGAACTTCGTTTGGAGCAGCTAGCGAAGGCTAAGGAGAGACGTGAGAATAAAAAACGGCATGATGAGAAGGTGCAAATGAGAGAAGAACTGAGAGCGGAACTCAAAGAAAAG GAGAAGGAAAAGAAATtgagaaagaaagagagaaagaaAGCTGCTTCCGCGTCGACAGATGTGAATGATAGCAGTGAAGCTGTGGATATCGTCAAGGAAGAAATACAAGTGAGTGACAATTCCTCTTGCGCACCAACTAAAAAGCCTAAAAAAACTCCAATTGCGAGCAAGCAAAACAATACCAAATCCCTCCCCCCACCTTTTCGCAATCGAAACAGGAAAAAATGGAAGCAGTGGATATGGGTAACTCTTACAAGCGTCGTTGTTATACTTGTATTCTGGCTGGGAAATATGGGTTTGTTCGCTAACGTAAATCTCAAGCGCCATAACCCTGGTTATTAG